The genomic interval CGGGCGAGTTCATCCAGCGAGATGTTGATGATGGTGGGACGACCGTGCGGACAGTAGTAGGGGTTCTCGGTGGCAAAAAGTTGGTCGATGAGCGCATTCATGGCCTCCACCGACAGTCGCTCCCCCGCGCGCACGGCTGCGTGACAGGCGTAGGAGCGAGCCACGCTCTCGCGCATCTCTATCCCGGAGCGGCGGTTCTCGCGGTACTCGTCAATCACCTCCAGCAAGAGGCGCGCCTCGTCGCTGCCCCGATACCCGGAGGGCACCCCCTCAATGACGACCGTCTGTTTGCCGAAGCTGCGAATGAGAAAGCCGAGCATTTCCAAGAAGGGGAGCATCTCCATCAACAGCTCATAGTCCTCCGCCGACAGCTGCACCGTCTGCGGAAAGAGAAGCTGCTGCGAGGAAGGCTTCGAGTTACCCAGGTCGCGCATTGCCTGCTCGAAGAGAATGCGCTCATGGGCGGCGTGCTGGTCGATGATGACCAGGCCGCTCTTGATCTCGGACAAGATGTACGTGTCGTGGAACTGCCACACATTGGGTCGTTCCGGCGCTGACGGCACACGGTGCGCAAGGCCCTCGTTTGCCGGTGCAGCCCCGCTTGAGGGACTGGAGGCCCGCCCCACCTCGGCGGGGGCGAAGAACTCCATGGGGAGAGTCACTTGCCGCCGTGTGCTCAATGGCGGGTGGTGGTCGCTGTGGGTCCGTGGTCGCGGCGGAGCTTCGGCGCGCTGCGTCAAGGCGCGGCGCACTGCCCCGCGCAGGAGGTCGTAGGCCAACTGCGCATCCGCCAACTTGACTTCCGTCTTGGTGGGGTGCACGTTGACGTCCACGCGGGTGGGGTCAATCTCCAGGAAGAGCACATACGTGGGGAACAGGCCCCCCGTGACGCTCTCGCCGTAGCCTGCCATCACCGCATGGTTGAGGGCGCGGTCGACCACGTAGCGGCGGTTGAGAAAAAGATACTGGTTTCCGCGCGACTTGCGGGCTTCTTCTGGTTTGCCGACCATGCCGTAGATGCGCAAAACCGAGCCCTGGTCTTCGACGGGCAACATCGTCCCAGCGGTGTGGTCGCCGAGCACAGCCGCAATGCGTGCCTGCAGACTGCTGGGTTGCAGGGCAAAGACTTCCACGTCGCCGTTGACCAGGGAAAAGCCGACTTCCGGAAAGGCGAGGGTGAAACGAGTGAGCACGGTGAGGATATGGCGGTACTCGGTCTCGTCGGAGCGAAGGAACTTGCGCCGTGCCGGCGTGTTGTAGAACAGGTTCTTCACCGCCACCGAGGTCCCCTTGCGGAAAGCCTCCTTGCCGACCTCGACCATTGTCCCACCCTCGACCCGCACCACCGTACTCTCGCCTGCGTCTTCCTCAGCGGTGCGCAGTTCCACCCGCGCCACCGAGGCAATGCTGGCTAAGGCCTCGCCGCGGAAGCCAAGGGTCGTGATGCTCTCCAGGTCAGCAGCAGTGGCAATCTTGCTGGTGGAATGTCGCTGAAAAGCCAGCGGTGCATCCTCGGGGCTCATCCCACAGCCGTCGTCGATCACCTGCACCAGGAGCTTACCGCCGCCCTTGATGATGATGTCTATCTGGCGGGCGCCTGCGTCCAAGGCGTTTTCCACGAGCTCTTTGACCACCGACGCCGGGCGGTCAACCACCTCGCCGGCGGCAATCCTGTTGGCCACATGCTCGGGCAGCACATGTATGCGGTTTTGAGGCATATTCTTTCGTTGGCTCTTCTCGCTTCTGTGGCTTTGGAAATCTATCGAATTCGCCCACCATTTTCAAGGACAATTTCGCGCACACCTGGAAGGCTCGGTTGCGCT from Calditrichota bacterium carries:
- the mutL gene encoding DNA mismatch repair endonuclease MutL encodes the protein MPQNRIHVLPEHVANRIAAGEVVDRPASVVKELVENALDAGARQIDIIIKGGGKLLVQVIDDGCGMSPEDAPLAFQRHSTSKIATAADLESITTLGFRGEALASIASVARVELRTAEEDAGESTVVRVEGGTMVEVGKEAFRKGTSVAVKNLFYNTPARRKFLRSDETEYRHILTVLTRFTLAFPEVGFSLVNGDVEVFALQPSSLQARIAAVLGDHTAGTMLPVEDQGSVLRIYGMVGKPEEARKSRGNQYLFLNRRYVVDRALNHAVMAGYGESVTGGLFPTYVLFLEIDPTRVDVNVHPTKTEVKLADAQLAYDLLRGAVRRALTQRAEAPPRPRTHSDHHPPLSTRRQVTLPMEFFAPAEVGRASSPSSGAAPANEGLAHRVPSAPERPNVWQFHDTYILSEIKSGLVIIDQHAAHERILFEQAMRDLGNSKPSSQQLLFPQTVQLSAEDYELLMEMLPFLEMLGFLIRSFGKQTVVIEGVPSGYRGSDEARLLLEVIDEYRENRRSGIEMRESVARSYACHAAVRAGERLSVEAMNALIDQLFATENPYYCPHGRPTIINISLDELARRFQR